In Stieleria varia, one genomic interval encodes:
- a CDS encoding lysophospholipid acyltransferase family protein translates to MPSIPLSDRFSHAGQRFSRFAKDYSAYLFVRMLVAIVQTLPLDMGDRMCRGIAWLAARVFKIRRSATHENLSRVFADAEPAQRDELELAMWHHLMLMVCEIAWAQRRLHLTNWTDHMSFRNHRKMLAVLLTKRPVVMVSGHFGNFEVGGYMFGMMGCESTTIARRLDNPFLHRWVERFRSAKGQYMVDKDGCAAEVQEHLESCGTLAILADQHGGPKGCWVNFLGVPASCHKALALFSLSTNAPMIAGYTIRIDRRPMQFESGTVDVADPFNDPQSHCASVSSLTQWYNRQLATAVSGAVEQYWWLHRRWRQPPEKIAKRLARKTEISRAA, encoded by the coding sequence GTGCCGAGCATTCCCCTGTCAGACCGATTCTCCCACGCAGGGCAGCGATTCAGCCGATTTGCGAAAGACTACTCGGCGTATCTATTCGTGCGAATGCTGGTTGCGATCGTGCAGACGTTGCCGCTGGACATGGGCGATCGGATGTGTCGTGGGATCGCTTGGCTGGCCGCACGAGTCTTTAAGATCCGGCGATCAGCGACACACGAAAACCTTAGCCGGGTGTTTGCCGATGCGGAACCGGCACAGCGAGACGAACTGGAATTGGCCATGTGGCACCACCTGATGCTGATGGTCTGCGAAATCGCGTGGGCGCAACGCCGGTTGCACTTGACCAATTGGACGGACCACATGTCGTTTCGCAATCACCGCAAGATGTTGGCGGTATTGTTGACCAAACGTCCCGTGGTGATGGTTTCGGGGCATTTCGGCAATTTCGAGGTCGGCGGGTACATGTTCGGCATGATGGGTTGCGAATCCACCACCATCGCTCGACGACTGGACAATCCCTTTCTGCATCGATGGGTCGAGCGATTCCGCAGCGCCAAAGGCCAATACATGGTCGACAAAGACGGCTGTGCGGCGGAAGTGCAAGAGCACCTGGAGTCCTGTGGCACCCTGGCGATCTTGGCCGATCAACATGGCGGTCCGAAAGGATGTTGGGTGAATTTCCTGGGCGTTCCCGCTTCGTGCCACAAAGCCCTGGCGCTGTTTTCTCTCAGCACAAACGCTCCCATGATCGCCGGATACACGATCCGAATCGACCGCCGCCCGATGCAGTTTGAATCGGGAACGGTGGATGTGGCGGACCCGTTCAACGATCCCCAGTCCCACTGTGCGTCGGTCAGCTCGCTGACGCAATGGTACAATCGCCAACTGGCCACCGCGGTCAGCGGCGCGGTGGAGCAGTACTGGTGGCTGCACCGACGCTGGCGGCAGCCCCCGGAAAAAATCGCCAAGCGGCTGGCCAGGAAAACGGAAATCTCGCGAGCGGCTTGA
- a CDS encoding carboxypeptidase-like regulatory domain-containing protein codes for MSPRLLFLIVALLVSAMPGVTLWSGEPDSVPHEEESQQDSASDARKWLINGTAIDWETGEPIDVFRVIPGTPNPREGMANEIRAPGGLNQTPSREALWQPHQIREMRDGKFQWPRTSGYRMMRFRVEADGYQPVMTPWTERGGPYTKMRVYMRRDLGLRGAILAPDGQPAADAVLAIALPNRPIQLEGTTIKHIEGPPRARLSDQWRVPEHVRSDASGQFDLPMESDPNAVLCVVHPAGIVIKPFELIREEAMTGRPVSLTLQRWSSVSGRVTIENNPVGDALLFCTTSHEESSQRPIMNELVTSSQRTRSDENGNYRFENVPPGTFTVYRRIEDKDGATLRPITADSGFDFPQFRHRVDSGADAQVNFGGEKRTVIGNLVGLESFDDLTVSIMPCPDMNRRDLTVADREMLDLLDLRRTTGELAGWQFFRDSDEGHRYFRTSIPVAANGSFQITNVSTGNYWLEVNGAESGLVYFEVTSFGSKKIDLGRVLVRHPEPVAPLN; via the coding sequence ATGTCGCCCCGCCTGCTGTTTCTCATCGTCGCCCTGCTGGTCTCGGCCATGCCCGGGGTGACGCTCTGGAGCGGTGAACCCGACTCGGTTCCGCACGAAGAGGAAAGCCAGCAAGACAGCGCGAGCGATGCCCGAAAGTGGTTGATCAATGGAACCGCAATCGATTGGGAAACGGGCGAGCCGATCGACGTCTTTCGAGTCATCCCCGGCACTCCGAACCCGCGTGAAGGGATGGCAAATGAAATACGTGCCCCCGGTGGATTGAACCAAACGCCGTCACGTGAAGCCCTCTGGCAACCCCACCAGATTCGCGAAATGCGCGACGGAAAGTTTCAATGGCCGCGAACTTCGGGATACCGCATGATGCGATTTCGCGTCGAAGCCGACGGTTATCAACCCGTGATGACGCCATGGACCGAACGTGGCGGACCGTACACCAAGATGCGTGTTTACATGCGTCGCGACTTGGGGTTGCGTGGGGCGATACTGGCTCCCGACGGGCAGCCCGCCGCAGACGCAGTCCTGGCGATCGCGTTGCCGAACCGCCCCATTCAACTCGAAGGCACGACGATCAAGCACATTGAGGGGCCACCGCGCGCACGACTGAGCGACCAGTGGCGTGTGCCCGAGCACGTGCGCAGTGACGCGTCGGGGCAGTTTGACTTGCCGATGGAATCGGATCCCAATGCAGTCCTGTGTGTCGTTCACCCCGCAGGCATCGTGATCAAACCTTTTGAGTTGATTCGAGAGGAAGCCATGACGGGGCGTCCGGTTTCACTCACGCTGCAACGGTGGTCATCGGTCTCCGGTCGTGTCACCATCGAAAACAATCCGGTCGGCGATGCGTTGCTGTTCTGTACGACATCCCACGAGGAATCATCGCAGCGTCCGATCATGAACGAATTGGTCACCAGCTCTCAGCGGACACGTTCCGACGAAAACGGGAACTACAGATTCGAGAATGTTCCACCGGGAACCTTTACCGTCTATCGACGTATCGAGGACAAAGACGGGGCGACATTGCGGCCGATCACGGCGGACTCCGGATTCGACTTCCCACAGTTTCGGCATCGTGTGGATTCCGGCGCCGACGCGCAAGTCAACTTCGGCGGCGAAAAAAGAACGGTCATCGGAAACCTCGTGGGCTTGGAATCCTTTGACGACTTGACGGTTTCGATCATGCCCTGTCCCGACATGAACCGACGAGACCTCACCGTGGCCGATCGTGAAATGCTTGATTTGCTCGATCTACGCCGAACGACCGGAGAACTTGCTGGGTGGCAGTTTTTTCGCGATAGCGACGAAGGACATCGCTATTTCCGAACCTCGATTCCCGTCGCTGCCAACGGAAGCTTTCAGATCACAAATGTTTCCACGGGCAACTACTGGCTTGAGGTCAATGGTGCAGAGTCAGGGTTGGTCTATTTTGAAGTGACTTCTTTCGGCTCGAAAAAAATTGACTTGGGCCGCGTTCTGGTCCGCCACCCTGAGCCAGTCGCTCCGCTAAACTGA
- a CDS encoding rhomboid family protein, translating to MGIENRDYYRSASSSSHRSSGFSDMPIVCKRLLIANVVVFVLQIMITRPLGPPDFAQRLENLPQILESMPTESMTQEQIEQYEMMQSAAIDLIPPRVSVVQEWCELDPTKVAHGQVWRLITSAFCHDRYMIWHLLINMIFLYWFGTRLEQMYGSREFALFYFTAAVCASVAFLALNWYTGDMTPAIGASGAVWGLIALYAIHHPYETVRVYLLFPIQIRWLALLYLLLDLHPVLLALNGDGNPDGVAHAAHLGGAAFGFLYFKYDWRLERYWNRLPVVGKEEKWQNRRVKRPARSTIKLHQPETGGLRVYSEPIDPQTKRMEIDLDRVLEKISEQGRESLTDEEIAVLESASKRYRER from the coding sequence GTGGGAATTGAGAATCGCGACTACTATCGTTCGGCGTCATCGAGCAGCCATCGATCGAGCGGATTCTCCGACATGCCGATCGTCTGCAAGCGATTGCTGATCGCCAACGTCGTCGTCTTCGTGCTGCAGATCATGATCACGCGACCGCTCGGCCCACCTGATTTTGCTCAGCGTCTGGAGAACTTGCCTCAGATCCTCGAGTCGATGCCCACGGAGTCGATGACGCAGGAGCAAATCGAACAGTATGAGATGATGCAGTCCGCGGCGATCGATTTGATCCCGCCCCGAGTTTCTGTCGTTCAAGAGTGGTGCGAACTGGATCCGACCAAAGTCGCTCACGGGCAAGTCTGGCGTTTGATCACTTCCGCGTTTTGCCACGACCGCTACATGATCTGGCATCTGCTGATCAACATGATTTTCTTGTATTGGTTCGGCACCCGGCTGGAACAGATGTACGGCTCACGCGAGTTTGCTTTGTTCTATTTCACCGCAGCCGTCTGCGCCAGCGTCGCCTTTCTCGCACTCAATTGGTACACGGGCGACATGACACCCGCGATCGGTGCCTCGGGTGCCGTTTGGGGATTGATCGCCTTGTACGCGATCCACCATCCCTACGAAACCGTTCGCGTCTACCTGTTGTTTCCGATTCAAATTCGCTGGCTCGCTCTGTTGTACTTGTTGTTGGATTTGCATCCGGTCCTACTGGCACTCAACGGCGACGGAAACCCAGACGGCGTGGCCCATGCGGCACACCTGGGCGGGGCGGCATTCGGTTTCCTGTATTTCAAGTACGATTGGCGGTTGGAGCGATACTGGAACCGCTTGCCCGTGGTCGGCAAAGAAGAAAAATGGCAGAACCGCCGTGTCAAGCGACCCGCCCGATCCACCATCAAACTTCATCAACCGGAGACCGGCGGCCTACGTGTTTACAGCGAACCGATCGATCCCCAGACAAAGCGGATGGAAATCGACCTGGACCGTGTTTTGGAGAAGATCAGTGAGCAGGGACGCGAGTCACTGACGGACGAAGAAATCGCGGTCTTGGAATCTGCAAGCAAACGATATCGAGAACGTTAG
- a CDS encoding superoxide dismutase [Ni], whose product MVRPLIAACALMTFATFASAHCQVPCGIYGDQLRFEQMLEDEHTISKAQLEINASFEKDMTPQAANQLARWVSTKEDHATKIQETIASYFMAQRIKSTDPDYGKKLMASHAVMVAAMKCKQSADPETAKALEKSIFDFYRAYEGKEPAFEHSH is encoded by the coding sequence ATGGTACGCCCACTGATTGCCGCCTGTGCCCTCATGACTTTTGCGACGTTCGCGTCTGCCCACTGCCAAGTCCCGTGTGGCATTTACGGAGATCAATTGCGATTCGAGCAAATGCTGGAAGACGAACACACGATCTCGAAAGCACAGTTGGAGATCAACGCTTCGTTCGAAAAGGACATGACACCGCAAGCCGCCAACCAATTGGCCCGCTGGGTCAGCACCAAAGAAGATCACGCGACGAAAATCCAAGAGACGATCGCATCGTATTTCATGGCCCAACGCATCAAGTCGACCGATCCTGACTACGGAAAGAAGCTGATGGCGTCGCACGCCGTGATGGTGGCCGCGATGAAGTGCAAGCAGTCTGCCGATCCAGAGACGGCCAAAGCACTCGAGAAATCCATCTTTGATTTCTACCGCGCCTACGAAGGCAAAGAGCCCGCCTTCGAACACAGCCATTGA
- a CDS encoding DUF2752 domain-containing protein encodes MPDQSGRSIWIRVVALSLAAALIVLLLIAGSLSPSAQGLGTHQQLGLPPCSSLVMLGVRCPSCGMTTSWSYFVRGMWWQSARTNSGGFLLALGAIALIIYCLSVARRGRVPGVAAQRGIALTLFAIMVVTLTDWAIRLAQ; translated from the coding sequence GTGCCTGATCAATCTGGTCGCTCGATCTGGATACGAGTGGTGGCGTTGTCGTTGGCGGCGGCACTGATCGTGTTGTTGCTGATTGCAGGCAGTTTATCACCCAGCGCCCAGGGATTGGGGACGCATCAGCAATTGGGGCTGCCACCCTGCAGCAGTCTCGTCATGCTGGGGGTGCGTTGTCCCAGTTGCGGCATGACCACTTCTTGGTCTTACTTCGTCCGCGGCATGTGGTGGCAATCAGCGCGAACCAACAGTGGCGGGTTCTTGCTTGCCCTGGGGGCGATCGCGTTGATCATCTATTGTCTGTCGGTCGCCAGACGTGGCAGAGTGCCGGGGGTGGCCGCACAACGTGGCATCGCGTTGACGTTGTTCGCCATCATGGTGGTCACGTTGACCGATTGGGCCATTCGCTTGGCTCAGTGA
- a CDS encoding sugar phosphate isomerase/epimerase family protein yields the protein MKFAICNETFGDWPLDKALGLAAQHGYTGWEVAPFMLADDIRGFDQSSRTDYRNQVESAGLQIIGLHWLLAKTTGFYLTQLDDEVRGRTADYLSQLAQLCRDLGGDVMVLGSPAQRNFPESQTEEQAMDAAAQCLQLVVPALEKHDVKIAVEPLGRGEGNFLNTAAAGRDLIRRIDSPLVGLHLDVKAMSDEGTPIPQIIRDNADLTLHFHANDPNLRGPGMGEVKFEPIFEALRETQYDGWVSVEVFDYSPGVETLVSESMTNMKAALPA from the coding sequence GTGAAATTCGCGATTTGCAACGAAACCTTCGGCGACTGGCCCCTCGACAAAGCACTCGGCTTGGCCGCCCAGCACGGCTACACGGGTTGGGAAGTCGCCCCGTTCATGTTGGCCGATGACATCCGTGGCTTTGACCAGTCAAGTCGAACCGATTACCGAAATCAGGTCGAATCGGCCGGCTTGCAAATCATCGGCCTGCATTGGCTGTTGGCCAAGACCACCGGGTTTTATCTCACGCAACTGGACGATGAGGTCCGCGGGCGAACCGCCGACTACCTTTCTCAACTCGCTCAACTTTGCCGTGACCTGGGCGGCGACGTGATGGTGCTTGGCTCGCCGGCGCAACGAAACTTTCCCGAGTCCCAAACCGAGGAGCAAGCCATGGATGCGGCGGCACAGTGCTTGCAGTTGGTCGTGCCAGCCCTCGAGAAACACGATGTCAAGATCGCCGTCGAGCCGCTAGGACGTGGCGAAGGCAACTTCCTCAACACGGCAGCCGCCGGACGAGACTTGATCCGACGCATCGACAGTCCGTTGGTCGGCTTGCATCTGGATGTCAAAGCGATGAGTGACGAGGGAACGCCGATTCCTCAAATCATTCGTGACAACGCGGATCTCACCTTGCACTTTCATGCCAACGACCCCAATCTCCGAGGCCCCGGGATGGGCGAGGTGAAGTTCGAGCCGATCTTTGAGGCATTGCGTGAAACGCAATACGATGGCTGGGTCAGCGTGGAAGTGTTCGATTATTCGCCGGGCGTCGAAACGCTGGTCTCCGAAAGCATGACGAACATGAAAGCGGCCCTGCCCGCATGA